The DNA sequence GGGTTCCTCGAAGGCCTGCGCCACGTACATGGGAATGAGCACGATGGCCTGGGCGAAGATGATGGGCATCACACCAGCGGCGTTCACCTTCAGCGGGATGTAGTTGCGCACGCCGCCATATTGCTTGTTGCCCTGCACGCGCTTGGCGAACTGCACCGGTATGCGCCGCGTGCCCTGCACCAGCAGTATGCAGCCCGCGATGATGAGCACCCAGATGACCACTTCCACCAACAGCAGCACCAGGCCGCCACCGCCGGGTCCCAGGCGCCCCACCACCTCCTGTGCGAAGGATTGGGGCAGCATGGCCACGATGCCGATCATGATGATCAGCGAAATGCCGTTGCCCAGGCCGCGCTCCGTGATGCGCTCACCGAGCCACATGACGAAGAGCGTGGAGGCCGAGAGGATGACGATGCTGGTGAAGAGCCAGAACTGGCTGTCCGGACGCGCATCGGGTTCAATGGTGGTGTAGATGTAGCCCGGGGCCTGGAACACGCAGATGAGGATGGTGAGGTAGCGGGTGTACTGGTTGATCTTGCGGCGGCCGCTCTCCTCCTTCTGCATCTTCTGCACGGCGGGCACGGCGATGCCCATGAGCTGCATGATGATCGAGGCCGAGATGTAGGGCATGATGCCCAGGGCGAAGATGGAGGCGCGCGTGAAGGCGCCACCGGTGAAGATGGCCAGGATCTCCGCGATGCCACCGCCCCCGCTGGCGCTGGCCGCCATCTTCACGCTGTCCACGCCGGGCAGCACGATGAAGCTGCCGATGCGGTACACCAGCAACAGGCCCAGCGTGATGAGGATGCGCGTGCGCAGTTCCTCGATGCGCCAGATGTTCTTGATCGTTTCGATCAGGTTCTTCATGCCTTCTCAGCTACCGTTGCGATGACCTGTGCACTGCCGCCCTTGGCCTCAATGGCCGCCTTGGCCGTTGCGCTGAAGGCGTGCGCGGTGATGTTGAGCGCGGCCTGCAGTTCGCCGCGGCCGAGCACTTTCAAGCGATCGTTCCTGCCCAGCAGTCCATTGGCGCGCAGCACGCCGGGATCGATGGAGGCAAGGCCCTTCTCCTCGGCCAGCATACGCAGGGTATCGAGGTTGATGCCCTTGTATTCCACGCGGGTGGGGTTGGTGAAGCCGAACTTGGGAACGCGACGCACCAGCGGCATCTGGCCGCCTTCGAAGCCACGCTTGCTGCTGTAGCCGCTGCGGCTCTGGGCGCCCTTGTGGCCGCGCGTGCTCGTGCCACCACGTCCGCTGCCCTGGCCGCGGCCGATGCGCTTCTCCTTCTTCGTGGCCCCCTTGGCGGGCTTCAGTCTGCTCAGGTCCATGTGTCTTCTTGGTTGTCCGGCGCGGGGCCGGGTCGGGGTCTATTCAGGGTTCAGGCCTCCTGCACGGATACGAGGTGGTGCACCTTGGCCACCATGCCACGCACCTGCGGGGTGCCTTCCAGTTCGTTGCGCTTGCCGATGCGGCCCAGGCCCAGGGCGCGAAGGGTGTCCTTCTGGCGCTTGGGGCACTTGATCCAGCTGCGGGTCTGCGTGATGATGAGCTTGCTCATGGTTCGTGCGCCGGGCTTCCGGCGATGGTCTTGCTTATCCGTTGAACACTTTGTCGAGCTTCACACCGCGCTGCATGGCCACCTGGTTGGCGTCGCGCATGCTGGTGAGGGCCTCGATGGTGGCCTTGACCACGTTGTGGGGGTTGCTGCTGCCCTTGCTCTTGGCCAGCACGTCGGTCACGCCAACGCTCTCCAGCACGGCGCGCATGGCGCCACCGGCGATCACACCGGTACCGTGCGCGGCGGGCTTCAGCAGCACCTTGGCGCCGGCGAATTTGCCCTCCTGCGTGTGGGGGATGGTGCCTTTGGCCACGGGTACCTTCACCAGGTTCTTCTTGGCGTCGTCGATGCCCTTGGCGATGGCCTCCTGCACCTCCTTGGCCTTGCCCAGGCCATGGCCCACGACACCGTTCTCGTTCCCCACCACCACGATGGCGGCGAAGGTGAAGGTGCGGCCACCCTTGGTCACCTTGGTCACGCGGTTCAGCGCCACGAGCTTGTCCTTCAGCTCCAGATCGCTGCTCTTGACCTTCTTGATGTTCGTCTCAGACATGGTGTGCGGTGTGATCAGAAGTTGAGGCCGGCTTCGCGGGCGGCTTCGGCCAGGGCTTTCACCCGGCCATGATAGAGATATCCGTTGCGGTCGAAGACCACCGTTGCGATACCGGCGGCCTTGGCCTTCTCGGCGATGGCCTGGCCCACGAGCTTGGCCTGCTCGATCTTGGGAACGCCGGTGGCCTTCTTGTCCTTCAGCGAGGAGGCGCTAACCAGGGTGCGGCCCTCCTCGTCATCGATGATCTGGGCGTACATGCCGGTGTTGCTCCGGTATACCGAGAGGCGCGGGCGCGCGGTGGTGCCCGTCACCTTGCGGCGAACGCGCTGCTTGATCTTCAGTCGGCGTGCGATGCGGTCGAATGCCATGGCTTCAATGCTTATTTACCGGCGGCCTTGCCTGCCTTGCGGCGAACCTGCTCGCCCACGAAGCGGACACCCTTGCCCTTGTATGGCTCGGGCTTGCGCAGGGAGCGCAGCTTGGCGGCCACCTGGCCGATGAGTTGTTTGTCGGCCCCTTCGAGCCGGATGATCGGGTTCTTGCCCTTTTCCTGGGCGGCGCTCACCTTCACCTCGGCCGGAAGCACCAGGGTGACGGTGTGCGAGAAGCCAAGCGCCAGCTGCAGTTGCTGGCCCTTGGTGGTGGCGCGGTAGCCCACGCCCACCAGCTCCTGTTCGATGACGTATCCTTCGCTCACGCCCTTCACCATGTTGGCGAGCAGGGCACGGTAAAGGCCGTGCTTGGCGCGGTGCGGCTTGGCGTCGCTGGGGCGCTCCAAGGTGATGACGCCGTCCTCGTTCTTCAGCTTCAGGTCCGGGTCCACGGCCTGGGCCAGGGTGCCCTTGGGGCCTTTCACCGTCACCAGGTTCTTGTCGCTGATGGTGATCTCCACGCCCTTGGGCAGGGAGATGGGTGCTTTTCCGATGCGTGACATGGTGCGTGGTGGATCAGCTTACGTAACACAATACCTCACCACCCACATTCAGTGTGCGCGCTTCCTTGTCGGTGAGCACACCCCTGCTGGTGGAGATGATGGCCACGCCAAGACCGTTGAGCACGCGCGGCAGTTCCTGCACGTGGGCGTAACGGCGCAGACCCGGGGTGCTCACACGCGTGAGTTCGCGGATGGCGCTCTGGCGGGTGCGCGGATCGTACTTGAGGGCGATCTTGATGATGCCCTGCTTGCCGTCCTCCTCGGTCTTCCAGGAGAGGATGTAGCCCTTGTCGTAGAGGATCCGCGTGATGTCCTTCTTCAGGTTGCTCGCGGGCACCTCCACGACCTTCTTGCGCGCCTGGATGGCGTTGCGCATGCGGGTCAGGTAATCGGCGATGGGATCGGTGGTCATGGTCTTTGGTCTTGTTGTGGCGCGTGGTGCTGCGCTCTTACCAGCTGCTCTTGGTCACCCCGGGGATCTTGCCCTCCAGGGCCATGAGACGGAACATGTTCCGCGATATGCCGAACACGCGCATGTAGCCCTTGGGGCGGCCGCTGATGCCGCAGCGGTTGTGCATGCGCACGCGGCTGCCGTTGGCGGGGAGCTGCTGGAGCTTCTCCCACTCGCCGGCCTTCTTCAGCGCCTCGCGCTTGGCGGCGTACTTCTCCACCATGCGTGCGCGCTTGCGCTCGCGGGCTTTCATGGATTCCTTGGCCATGGTCTTCTGTTCTTTTTCGGTCGCTTACTTCTTGTCGGAGAAGGGGAAGCCCAGCTCGGTGAGCAGTGCTTTGGCCTCCTCATTGGTGCGGGCGCTGGTCACCACGGTGATGTCCATGCCCTGGATCCTGCTCACCTTGTCGATGTCGATCTCCGGGAAGATGATCTGCTCCTTCACCCCGAAGGTGAAATTGCCCCGGCCATCGAAGCCGCTGGCCTTCACCCCGCGGAAGTCACGGGTGCGGGGCAGGCTCACGGCGATGAGGCGGTCGAGGAACTCGAACATGCGGTCGCCACGCAGGGTGACACGCGCGCCGATGGGCATGCCCTTGCGCAGTTTGAAGTTGCTGATGTCCTTTTTGGAGACGGTGGGCACGGCCTTCTGGCCGGCGATGATGCTCATCTCGGCCACGGCGTTCTCCACGATCTTCTTGTCGCCCACGGCGCTGCCCAGCCCCTGGTTGAGGCTGACCTTCAGGATGCGGGGCACCTGCATGGGACTGGTGTAGCCGAACTCCTTCTGGAGCTTGGGGGCCACCTCGTTCTGGTATTTGGCGCGAAGCCGGGGTACGTAGCTCATCACTTGATCACCTCACCGGTGCGTTTGCTGTAGCGTGCAAGCCGGCCTTCCACCTCCTTGCGGCCCACGCGGGTGGCTTCGCCACTCTTGGGGTCGATCAGCATCAGGTTGCTGATGTGGATGGGGCCCTCCTTCTCGATGATGCCTCCCTGGGGGTTGGCGGTGGTGGGCTTGCTGTGCTTCTTGTTGATGTTGAGACCCTCGATGATGGCGGTGCAACGCTCGCGGTCCACCTCCAGCACGCGACCCTGCGCGCCGCGGTCCTCACCGGCGAGCACCTTCACCAGGTCGCCTTTCTTGATGTGCGTCTTGTTGGCCATGGCTCAGAGTACTTCGGGTGCCAGGGAGATGATCTTCATGAACTTCTTCTCGCGCAGCTCCTTGGCCACCGGGCCGAAGATGCGGGTGCCCTTCATCTCGCCAGCGGGATCGAGGATCACCACCGCGTTGTCGTCGAAGCGGATGTAGCTGCCGTCCTTGCGGCGGGTCTCCTTGCGGGTGCGCACCACCACGGCCTTGTGCACGGTGCCCTTCTTGGTCTGGCCGTTGGGCATGGCGTCCTTGATGGATACCACGATGGTGTCGCCGATGCGGGCGTAGCGGCGGCCGCTGCCACCGAGCACGCGGATGCAGAGCACCTCCTTGGCGCCGCTGTTGTCGGCCACGTTCAGCCGGGATTCCTGTTGGATCATCGCTCTGGTCGGTTTACTTGGCCCGTTCGATCACTTCCACGAGGCGCCAGCGCTTCAGCTTGCTGATGGGCCGGGTCTCCATGATGCGCACCGTGTCGCCCACGTGCGCCTCGCCCTTCTCGTCGTGCGCCATGAACTTGCTGGAGAGCTTCACGAACTTGCCGTACTTGGGGTGTTTCACGCGGCGCTCCACCACGACGGTGACGCTCTTGTCCATCTTGTCGCTGGTGACGACGCCGATGCGCTCCTTGCGCAGGTTGCGTTCCATGGTGGTGCTCATTTCGCTTGCTGTTGGAGTTCGCGCATGCGCAACTCGGTGAGGATGCGGGCCACGTCCTTGCGCTTCAGGCGCAACTGGGCGGGGCTTTCCACGGGGCTTACCGTGTGGCTGAAGCGCAGCTTGGTGAGCGAGGAGCGTTCCTCGGCCAG is a window from the Flavobacteriales bacterium genome containing:
- the secY gene encoding preprotein translocase subunit SecY; protein product: MKNLIETIKNIWRIEELRTRILITLGLLLVYRIGSFIVLPGVDSVKMAASASGGGGIAEILAIFTGGAFTRASIFALGIMPYISASIIMQLMGIAVPAVQKMQKEESGRRKINQYTRYLTILICVFQAPGYIYTTIEPDARPDSQFWLFTSIVILSASTLFVMWLGERITERGLGNGISLIIMIGIVAMLPQSFAQEVVGRLGPGGGGLVLLLVEVVIWVLIIAGCILLVQGTRRIPVQFAKRVQGNKQYGGVRNYIPLKVNAAGVMPIIFAQAIVLIPMYVAQAFEEPPMWLISMANSQGFFYNFTLFLMVVAFTYFYTAITVNPNQLSDDMKRNGGFIPGVKPGKQTANHIDELLSRITLPGAIFLGLVAILPAFAMMFGIKQGFAQFFGGTSLLIMVGVLLDTLQQIESHLLMRHYDGLMKSGRIKGRSGGTAFGMAG
- the rplO gene encoding 50S ribosomal protein L15, with amino-acid sequence MDLSRLKPAKGATKKEKRIGRGQGSGRGGTSTRGHKGAQSRSGYSSKRGFEGGQMPLVRRVPKFGFTNPTRVEYKGINLDTLRMLAEEKGLASIDPGVLRANGLLGRNDRLKVLGRGELQAALNITAHAFSATAKAAIEAKGGSAQVIATVAEKA
- the rpmD gene encoding 50S ribosomal protein L30 produces the protein MSKLIITQTRSWIKCPKRQKDTLRALGLGRIGKRNELEGTPQVRGMVAKVHHLVSVQEA
- the rpsE gene encoding 30S ribosomal protein S5; the protein is MSETNIKKVKSSDLELKDKLVALNRVTKVTKGGRTFTFAAIVVVGNENGVVGHGLGKAKEVQEAIAKGIDDAKKNLVKVPVAKGTIPHTQEGKFAGAKVLLKPAAHGTGVIAGGAMRAVLESVGVTDVLAKSKGSSNPHNVVKATIEALTSMRDANQVAMQRGVKLDKVFNG
- the rplR gene encoding 50S ribosomal protein L18, whose product is MAFDRIARRLKIKQRVRRKVTGTTARPRLSVYRSNTGMYAQIIDDEEGRTLVSASSLKDKKATGVPKIEQAKLVGQAIAEKAKAAGIATVVFDRNGYLYHGRVKALAEAAREAGLNF
- the rplF gene encoding 50S ribosomal protein L6 produces the protein MSRIGKAPISLPKGVEITISDKNLVTVKGPKGTLAQAVDPDLKLKNEDGVITLERPSDAKPHRAKHGLYRALLANMVKGVSEGYVIEQELVGVGYRATTKGQQLQLALGFSHTVTLVLPAEVKVSAAQEKGKNPIIRLEGADKQLIGQVAAKLRSLRKPEPYKGKGVRFVGEQVRRKAGKAAGK
- the rpsH gene encoding 30S ribosomal protein S8, yielding MTTDPIADYLTRMRNAIQARKKVVEVPASNLKKDITRILYDKGYILSWKTEEDGKQGIIKIALKYDPRTRQSAIRELTRVSTPGLRRYAHVQELPRVLNGLGVAIISTSRGVLTDKEARTLNVGGEVLCYVS
- the rpsN gene encoding 30S ribosomal protein S14, coding for MAKESMKARERKRARMVEKYAAKREALKKAGEWEKLQQLPANGSRVRMHNRCGISGRPKGYMRVFGISRNMFRLMALEGKIPGVTKSSW
- the rplE gene encoding 50S ribosomal protein L5, producing the protein MSYVPRLRAKYQNEVAPKLQKEFGYTSPMQVPRILKVSLNQGLGSAVGDKKIVENAVAEMSIIAGQKAVPTVSKKDISNFKLRKGMPIGARVTLRGDRMFEFLDRLIAVSLPRTRDFRGVKASGFDGRGNFTFGVKEQIIFPEIDIDKVSRIQGMDITVVTSARTNEEAKALLTELGFPFSDKK
- the rplX gene encoding 50S ribosomal protein L24 → MANKTHIKKGDLVKVLAGEDRGAQGRVLEVDRERCTAIIEGLNINKKHSKPTTANPQGGIIEKEGPIHISNLMLIDPKSGEATRVGRKEVEGRLARYSKRTGEVIK
- the rplN gene encoding 50S ribosomal protein L14 — its product is MIQQESRLNVADNSGAKEVLCIRVLGGSGRRYARIGDTIVVSIKDAMPNGQTKKGTVHKAVVVRTRKETRRKDGSYIRFDDNAVVILDPAGEMKGTRIFGPVAKELREKKFMKIISLAPEVL
- the rpsQ gene encoding 30S ribosomal protein S17, which encodes MERNLRKERIGVVTSDKMDKSVTVVVERRVKHPKYGKFVKLSSKFMAHDEKGEAHVGDTVRIMETRPISKLKRWRLVEVIERAK
- the rpmC gene encoding 50S ribosomal protein L29, which gives rise to MKKKGTELKDLTVQELQDKLAEERSSLTKLRFSHTVSPVESPAQLRLKRKDVARILTELRMRELQQQAK